In a single window of the Ancylobacter polymorphus genome:
- a CDS encoding NlpC/P60 family protein → MGERDLRAQAIAEAREWIGTPYLHRASLKGEGADCLGLIRGVWRAVVGPEPQDLPAYAPDWAEATKAEQMAQAAGRHMRAVEVEAIAPGDVLLFRWREGFPAKHAALLVTPDRMVHAHDGAAVAEVFLAPWWRRRLAFAFAFPGA, encoded by the coding sequence ATGGGCGAGCGGGATCTGCGCGCGCAGGCGATCGCCGAGGCGCGGGAATGGATCGGCACGCCTTATCTCCACCGCGCCTCGCTGAAAGGCGAGGGCGCGGACTGCCTCGGCCTCATCCGTGGGGTGTGGCGGGCGGTTGTGGGGCCGGAGCCGCAGGACCTGCCGGCCTATGCGCCGGACTGGGCCGAGGCGACCAAGGCCGAACAGATGGCGCAGGCGGCGGGGCGCCACATGCGCGCCGTGGAAGTGGAGGCCATCGCCCCCGGCGATGTGCTGCTGTTCCGCTGGCGCGAGGGCTTTCCCGCCAAGCACGCGGCGCTGCTGGTGACGCCCGACCGCATGGTGCACGCCCATGACGGCGCGGCGGTGGCGGAAGTGTTCCTCGCCCCCTGGTGGCGCCGCCGCCTCGCCTTCGCCTTCGCCTTTCCCGGCGCGTGA
- a CDS encoding DUF2163 domain-containing protein: MRELPEGLAASLAGGVTTLARCWRITRRDGVVIALTEHDEDLAVDGTLFRAAAGVSGSEDAAAQGFAVGGGEMAAALTSELIDDGDLDAGRYDGAGIELILADWSAPANFVLLRRATLGEVRRSEGSFTAELRGLSSALNVVRGRLFTAGCDADLGDGRCGIALAAPAFTGHGTVGAAEAPGLIVAEGLGAYAAGWFTQGRLVVTSGVNEGFATEVKAHSVSAGTVRLELWQRPPAALAPGDAFTVTAGCDKSFATCRDRFTNTLNFRGFPHMPGNDAVLRVATPGRP, translated from the coding sequence GTGAGGGAACTGCCCGAAGGCCTCGCCGCGTCGCTCGCGGGCGGGGTGACGACCCTGGCGCGCTGCTGGCGGATCACCCGCCGCGACGGTGTGGTGATCGCGCTCACCGAACATGACGAGGACCTTGCCGTGGACGGCACGCTGTTCCGCGCCGCCGCCGGCGTTTCCGGCAGCGAGGACGCGGCGGCGCAGGGTTTCGCGGTCGGCGGCGGCGAGATGGCGGCGGCGCTGACCTCGGAGCTGATCGACGACGGCGATCTCGATGCCGGGCGCTATGACGGGGCGGGGATCGAGCTGATCCTCGCCGACTGGTCGGCGCCGGCGAACTTCGTGCTGCTGCGGCGGGCGACGCTCGGCGAGGTGCGGCGCAGCGAGGGTAGCTTCACCGCCGAACTGCGCGGCCTCTCATCCGCGCTGAATGTGGTGCGCGGGCGGCTGTTCACCGCCGGCTGCGATGCCGATCTCGGCGATGGCCGCTGCGGGATCGCGCTGGCCGCGCCGGCCTTCACCGGCCATGGCACGGTGGGCGCGGCGGAGGCGCCGGGGCTGATCGTGGCGGAAGGGCTCGGCGCCTATGCGGCGGGCTGGTTCACGCAGGGGCGGCTCGTCGTCACCAGCGGCGTCAATGAAGGCTTCGCTACCGAGGTGAAGGCGCACAGCGTGAGCGCCGGCACGGTGCGGCTGGAACTGTGGCAGCGGCCGCCGGCCGCGCTGGCGCCCGGGGATGCGTTCACCGTCACCGCCGGCTGCGACAAGAGCTTCGCCACCTGCCGCGACCGCTTTACCAACACGCTGAATTTTCGCGGCTTTCCGCACATGCCGGGCAATGACGCGGTGCTGCGGGTGGCGACGCCGGGGAGGCCGTGA